In Hemibagrus wyckioides isolate EC202008001 linkage group LG21, SWU_Hwy_1.0, whole genome shotgun sequence, the following proteins share a genomic window:
- the LOC131342740 gene encoding E3 ubiquitin-protein ligase DTX3L-like isoform X1, with protein MADEDMECSDLTQNPANPLRPQDQDKSIQTDTTTNTQEPEEMDTSSSSPSSSGNDAHFFKSSSDVPAQSSDQTPPEQTQNHEQDLYRAGPGGSDPEVLAAAQQDLYRAGPGGSDPEVLAAAQDIHRDQTSLSAASDTSQALNGSDQEAQNFAAAAAADDVKETSSSATKSSVTTRNKPPDDEEKALNGSDQEAQNFAAAADVKETSSSVIKSSVTTRNKPPDDEKKNKYQTSLSAASGTSQDTADKNEFLTSPSAPQDVSLVHVKVDWPGELPEKWRFYLQTALQSWCNSEKTVNCTVNVVQLLDDGRTAEVEVTPSTALIDIETATLMFKKVNREAKVYFQKAEPQPGNKSFTLKENKKVTSESDAGTIHISNTMDVGAASIVPGHDVMSRASGALTVPPFLYCYLIQAYKKEVEKIENVFGVKIKAETCISFSTEKTDEKNGSDSVRRATEAFTDLYQAKANNLKPVSIPQIHMESEIMKEVLRNIPHEERKITLNMSANNHLLFGPENITSMVERHLNPDRGDEEATSFNHSKSHNMETSSNWISTQNTFQSLDMDIKDTPTVIEMDEAHWQLMEAACKEQIRKIQNKYGVEFHAEPVQGSMKVLALSVGTHQVNLQAHALSALTRLYQKVVTSAATCDLKDASYTETSTLVSQVFERIRSQHNCVGGGERNGSWKLFGLPKHLVPTIADIEKTIGQPVFDEKKKKMLGYPWKFPQASGFERDQMEMDVMRGAHGTDLRAGRENPDFTQKFPNKAIKNDKAEENEDKCSICLDTFTEKTKLACGHEFCKECLKLSIKSSGEICPLCKKIFGKLKGNQPDGQMQVKFKDTDLPGFKHCGTIEIYYIIPDGHQTSDHPNPGTRYHGTHRTAYLPNNTEGKNVLTLLQRAFDQKLIFTVGISRTTGADNVVIWNDIHHKTNIHGGPQGYGYPDPNYLKRVKEELKAKGIE; from the exons ACACAAAATCCAGCAAATCCGCTCAGACCACAAGATCAAGACAAATCTATCCAAACCGACAcgaccacaaacacacag GAACCTGAAGAGATGGAcacatcttcttcttcaccatCCAGCAGTGGAAATGATGCA caTTTCTTCAAGTCGTCATCTGATGTTCCTGCACAATCTTCTGACCAAACTCCTCCAGAACAAACCCAGAATCATgag CAGGACTTGTATAGAGCAGGTCCAGGAGGATCAGATCCTGAGGTTCTTGCTGCTGCTCAG CAGGACTTGTATAGAGCAGGTCCAGGAGGATCAGATCCTGAGGTTCTTGCTGCTGCTCAG GATATACACAGAGATCAGACAAGTCTCTCTGCAGCTTCAGACACTTCTCAG GCCCTGAATGGATCAGATCAGGAAGCACAAAattttgctgctgctgctgctgctgatgatgttaAAGAG ACGTCTTCATCAGCGACTAAGAGTTCTGTTACAACACGGAACAAACCTCCTGATGATGAGGAGAAG GCCCTGAATGGATCAGATCAGGAAGCACAAAattttgctgctgctgctgatgttaAAGAG ACGTCTTCATCAGTGATCAAGAGTTCCGTTACAACACGGAACAAACCTCCTGATGATGAGAAGAAG AATAAGTACCAGACAAGTCTCTCTGCAGCTTCAGGCACGTCTCAG GATACAGCAGATAAGAATGAGTTTCTGACCTCACCCTCAGCACCTCAAGATGTTTCATTGGTTCACGTGAAAGTGGACTGGCCAGGAGAACTACCTGAGAAATGGAGATTTTATCTGCAAACAGCTCTTCAGTCCTGGTGTAACTCTGAGAAAACAGTAAACTGCACTGTTAATGTAGTTCAGCTTTTGGATGACGGACGCACTGCAGAGGTGGAGGTAACGCCATCAACTG CTTTAATTGATATAGAAACTGCCACTTTAATGTTCAAGAAGGTCAACAGAGAAGCCAAAGTCTACTTTCAGAAAGCTGAACCGCAGCCTGGGAATAAATCTTTCACTCTGAAG GAAAACAAGAAAGTGACTTCTGAGAGTGATGCAGGAACAATTCACATTTCAAACACGATGGATGTAGGAGCTGCTTCTATTGTCCCAGGACATGATGTGATGTCCAGAGCTTCAGGTGCTCTTACTGTCCCTCCCTTTCTATACTGCTACCTGATTCAAGCTTACAAGAAGGAGGTGGAAAAAATTGAGAATGTGTTTGGagttaaaataaaagcagaaacatGTATTTCATTCTCCACTGAGAAAACTGATGAGAAGAATGGAAGTGATTCTGTCAGAAGAGCTACTGAGGCCTTTACTGATCTTTACCAGGCTAAAGCAAATAATCTCAAACCTGTTTCCATTCCTCAAATACACATGGAGTCTGAGATCATGAAAGAGGTGCTGCGTAATATTCCACatgaagagagaaagatcaCGTTAAACATGTCAGCAAACAACCACCTGCTGTTTGGACCAGAAAACATTACATCAATGGTGGAACGTCATTTAAATCCGGATCGAGGTGATGAAGAAGCAACATCATTTAACCACAGCAAGTCACATAATATGGAGACATCAAGTAATTGGATTTCAACACAAAATACCTTTCAGAGCTTGGACATGGACATCAAGGACACTCCCACTGTGATTGAGATGGATGAGGCACACTGGCAGCTGATGGAGGCTGCATGTAAGGAACAGATTAGGAAGATCCAAAATAAATATGGAGTTGAGTTTCATGCTGAACCAGTCCAAGGCTCAATGAAGGTGCTCGCCCTCTCTGTAGGAACTCATCAGGTCAATCTTCAAGCTCACGCCCTCAGTGCCTTAACTCGTCTCTACCAAAAGGTAGTCACCTCAGCGGCCACCTGTGATCTTAAAGATGCTTCATACACTGAAACTAGTACACTAGTGTCTCAGGTCTTTGAGAGAATTCGATCTCAACACAACTGTGTTGGTGGAGGAGAAAGAAATGGAAGCTGGAAACTTTTTGGACTGCCAAAGCATCTTGTTCCTACCATAGCTGACATCGAGAAGACTATTGGACAGCCTGtatttgatgaaaaaaagaagaaaatgcttGGATATCCCTGGAAATTTCCACAGGCTAGTGGATTTGAGAGGGATCAAATGGAGATGGATGTGATGAGAGGGGCACATGGCACTGACCTGAGAGCTGGAAGAGAGAATCCTGATTTCACCCAAAAGTTCccaaataaagcaataaaaaatgataaagcagaagaaaatgaagataaatgttCAATTTGCCTGGATACGTTTACTGAAAAGACAAAACTGGCCTGCGGTCATGAGTTCTGTAAAGAGTGTCTAAAACTGTCAATAAAGAGCAGTGGAGAAATCTGCCCTCTGTGTAAGAAAATCTTTGGGAAATTAAAAGGAAACCAGCCTGATGGACAAATGCAGGTCAAATTCAAAGATACGGACCTCCCTGGATTTAAACACTGTGGCACAATTGAGATTTATTACATCATACCAGACGGCCATCAGACG AGTGATCATCCAAACCCTGGAACACGTTACCATGGAACTCATCGCACTGCGTACCTACCGAACAACACTGAAGGAAAGAATGTACTCACGCTCCTGCAGAGAGCTTTTGATCAGAAACTCATCTTTACTGTTGGAATCTCCAGAACAACTGGAGCAGATAATGTGGTGATCTGGAACGACATTCATCACAAGACGAATATACACGGTGGACCACAGGG GTATGGCTATCCAGACCCTAACTACTTAAAGAGGGTGAAGGAAGAGCTGAAAGCCAAAGGCATTGAGTGa
- the LOC131342740 gene encoding E3 ubiquitin-protein ligase DTX3L-like isoform X2, translating into MADEDMECSDLTQNPANPLRPQDQDKSIQTDTTTNTQEPEEMDTSSSSPSSSGNDAHFFKSSSDVPAQSSDQTPPEQTQNHEQDLYRAGPGGSDPEVLAAAQDLYRAGPGGSDPEVLAAAQDIHRDQTSLSAASDTSQALNGSDQEAQNFAAAAAADDVKETSSSATKSSVTTRNKPPDDEEKALNGSDQEAQNFAAAADVKETSSSVIKSSVTTRNKPPDDEKKNKYQTSLSAASGTSQDTADKNEFLTSPSAPQDVSLVHVKVDWPGELPEKWRFYLQTALQSWCNSEKTVNCTVNVVQLLDDGRTAEVEVTPSTALIDIETATLMFKKVNREAKVYFQKAEPQPGNKSFTLKENKKVTSESDAGTIHISNTMDVGAASIVPGHDVMSRASGALTVPPFLYCYLIQAYKKEVEKIENVFGVKIKAETCISFSTEKTDEKNGSDSVRRATEAFTDLYQAKANNLKPVSIPQIHMESEIMKEVLRNIPHEERKITLNMSANNHLLFGPENITSMVERHLNPDRGDEEATSFNHSKSHNMETSSNWISTQNTFQSLDMDIKDTPTVIEMDEAHWQLMEAACKEQIRKIQNKYGVEFHAEPVQGSMKVLALSVGTHQVNLQAHALSALTRLYQKVVTSAATCDLKDASYTETSTLVSQVFERIRSQHNCVGGGERNGSWKLFGLPKHLVPTIADIEKTIGQPVFDEKKKKMLGYPWKFPQASGFERDQMEMDVMRGAHGTDLRAGRENPDFTQKFPNKAIKNDKAEENEDKCSICLDTFTEKTKLACGHEFCKECLKLSIKSSGEICPLCKKIFGKLKGNQPDGQMQVKFKDTDLPGFKHCGTIEIYYIIPDGHQTSDHPNPGTRYHGTHRTAYLPNNTEGKNVLTLLQRAFDQKLIFTVGISRTTGADNVVIWNDIHHKTNIHGGPQGYGYPDPNYLKRVKEELKAKGIE; encoded by the exons ACACAAAATCCAGCAAATCCGCTCAGACCACAAGATCAAGACAAATCTATCCAAACCGACAcgaccacaaacacacag GAACCTGAAGAGATGGAcacatcttcttcttcaccatCCAGCAGTGGAAATGATGCA caTTTCTTCAAGTCGTCATCTGATGTTCCTGCACAATCTTCTGACCAAACTCCTCCAGAACAAACCCAGAATCATgag CAGGACTTGTATAGAGCAGGTCCAGGAGGATCAGATCCTGAGGTTCTTGCTGCTGCTCAG GACTTGTATAGAGCAGGTCCAGGAGGATCAGATCCTGAGGTTCTTGCTGCTGCTCAG GATATACACAGAGATCAGACAAGTCTCTCTGCAGCTTCAGACACTTCTCAG GCCCTGAATGGATCAGATCAGGAAGCACAAAattttgctgctgctgctgctgctgatgatgttaAAGAG ACGTCTTCATCAGCGACTAAGAGTTCTGTTACAACACGGAACAAACCTCCTGATGATGAGGAGAAG GCCCTGAATGGATCAGATCAGGAAGCACAAAattttgctgctgctgctgatgttaAAGAG ACGTCTTCATCAGTGATCAAGAGTTCCGTTACAACACGGAACAAACCTCCTGATGATGAGAAGAAG AATAAGTACCAGACAAGTCTCTCTGCAGCTTCAGGCACGTCTCAG GATACAGCAGATAAGAATGAGTTTCTGACCTCACCCTCAGCACCTCAAGATGTTTCATTGGTTCACGTGAAAGTGGACTGGCCAGGAGAACTACCTGAGAAATGGAGATTTTATCTGCAAACAGCTCTTCAGTCCTGGTGTAACTCTGAGAAAACAGTAAACTGCACTGTTAATGTAGTTCAGCTTTTGGATGACGGACGCACTGCAGAGGTGGAGGTAACGCCATCAACTG CTTTAATTGATATAGAAACTGCCACTTTAATGTTCAAGAAGGTCAACAGAGAAGCCAAAGTCTACTTTCAGAAAGCTGAACCGCAGCCTGGGAATAAATCTTTCACTCTGAAG GAAAACAAGAAAGTGACTTCTGAGAGTGATGCAGGAACAATTCACATTTCAAACACGATGGATGTAGGAGCTGCTTCTATTGTCCCAGGACATGATGTGATGTCCAGAGCTTCAGGTGCTCTTACTGTCCCTCCCTTTCTATACTGCTACCTGATTCAAGCTTACAAGAAGGAGGTGGAAAAAATTGAGAATGTGTTTGGagttaaaataaaagcagaaacatGTATTTCATTCTCCACTGAGAAAACTGATGAGAAGAATGGAAGTGATTCTGTCAGAAGAGCTACTGAGGCCTTTACTGATCTTTACCAGGCTAAAGCAAATAATCTCAAACCTGTTTCCATTCCTCAAATACACATGGAGTCTGAGATCATGAAAGAGGTGCTGCGTAATATTCCACatgaagagagaaagatcaCGTTAAACATGTCAGCAAACAACCACCTGCTGTTTGGACCAGAAAACATTACATCAATGGTGGAACGTCATTTAAATCCGGATCGAGGTGATGAAGAAGCAACATCATTTAACCACAGCAAGTCACATAATATGGAGACATCAAGTAATTGGATTTCAACACAAAATACCTTTCAGAGCTTGGACATGGACATCAAGGACACTCCCACTGTGATTGAGATGGATGAGGCACACTGGCAGCTGATGGAGGCTGCATGTAAGGAACAGATTAGGAAGATCCAAAATAAATATGGAGTTGAGTTTCATGCTGAACCAGTCCAAGGCTCAATGAAGGTGCTCGCCCTCTCTGTAGGAACTCATCAGGTCAATCTTCAAGCTCACGCCCTCAGTGCCTTAACTCGTCTCTACCAAAAGGTAGTCACCTCAGCGGCCACCTGTGATCTTAAAGATGCTTCATACACTGAAACTAGTACACTAGTGTCTCAGGTCTTTGAGAGAATTCGATCTCAACACAACTGTGTTGGTGGAGGAGAAAGAAATGGAAGCTGGAAACTTTTTGGACTGCCAAAGCATCTTGTTCCTACCATAGCTGACATCGAGAAGACTATTGGACAGCCTGtatttgatgaaaaaaagaagaaaatgcttGGATATCCCTGGAAATTTCCACAGGCTAGTGGATTTGAGAGGGATCAAATGGAGATGGATGTGATGAGAGGGGCACATGGCACTGACCTGAGAGCTGGAAGAGAGAATCCTGATTTCACCCAAAAGTTCccaaataaagcaataaaaaatgataaagcagaagaaaatgaagataaatgttCAATTTGCCTGGATACGTTTACTGAAAAGACAAAACTGGCCTGCGGTCATGAGTTCTGTAAAGAGTGTCTAAAACTGTCAATAAAGAGCAGTGGAGAAATCTGCCCTCTGTGTAAGAAAATCTTTGGGAAATTAAAAGGAAACCAGCCTGATGGACAAATGCAGGTCAAATTCAAAGATACGGACCTCCCTGGATTTAAACACTGTGGCACAATTGAGATTTATTACATCATACCAGACGGCCATCAGACG AGTGATCATCCAAACCCTGGAACACGTTACCATGGAACTCATCGCACTGCGTACCTACCGAACAACACTGAAGGAAAGAATGTACTCACGCTCCTGCAGAGAGCTTTTGATCAGAAACTCATCTTTACTGTTGGAATCTCCAGAACAACTGGAGCAGATAATGTGGTGATCTGGAACGACATTCATCACAAGACGAATATACACGGTGGACCACAGGG GTATGGCTATCCAGACCCTAACTACTTAAAGAGGGTGAAGGAAGAGCTGAAAGCCAAAGGCATTGAGTGa
- the LOC131342740 gene encoding E3 ubiquitin-protein ligase DTX3L-like isoform X3, with protein sequence MADEDMECSDLTQNPANPLRPQDQDKSIQTDTTTNTQEPEEMDTSSSSPSSSGNDAHFFKSSSDVPAQSSDQTPPEQTQNHEDLYRAGPGGSDPEVLAAAQQDLYRAGPGGSDPEVLAAAQDIHRDQTSLSAASDTSQALNGSDQEAQNFAAAAAADDVKETSSSATKSSVTTRNKPPDDEEKALNGSDQEAQNFAAAADVKETSSSVIKSSVTTRNKPPDDEKKNKYQTSLSAASGTSQDTADKNEFLTSPSAPQDVSLVHVKVDWPGELPEKWRFYLQTALQSWCNSEKTVNCTVNVVQLLDDGRTAEVEVTPSTALIDIETATLMFKKVNREAKVYFQKAEPQPGNKSFTLKENKKVTSESDAGTIHISNTMDVGAASIVPGHDVMSRASGALTVPPFLYCYLIQAYKKEVEKIENVFGVKIKAETCISFSTEKTDEKNGSDSVRRATEAFTDLYQAKANNLKPVSIPQIHMESEIMKEVLRNIPHEERKITLNMSANNHLLFGPENITSMVERHLNPDRGDEEATSFNHSKSHNMETSSNWISTQNTFQSLDMDIKDTPTVIEMDEAHWQLMEAACKEQIRKIQNKYGVEFHAEPVQGSMKVLALSVGTHQVNLQAHALSALTRLYQKVVTSAATCDLKDASYTETSTLVSQVFERIRSQHNCVGGGERNGSWKLFGLPKHLVPTIADIEKTIGQPVFDEKKKKMLGYPWKFPQASGFERDQMEMDVMRGAHGTDLRAGRENPDFTQKFPNKAIKNDKAEENEDKCSICLDTFTEKTKLACGHEFCKECLKLSIKSSGEICPLCKKIFGKLKGNQPDGQMQVKFKDTDLPGFKHCGTIEIYYIIPDGHQTSDHPNPGTRYHGTHRTAYLPNNTEGKNVLTLLQRAFDQKLIFTVGISRTTGADNVVIWNDIHHKTNIHGGPQGYGYPDPNYLKRVKEELKAKGIE encoded by the exons ACACAAAATCCAGCAAATCCGCTCAGACCACAAGATCAAGACAAATCTATCCAAACCGACAcgaccacaaacacacag GAACCTGAAGAGATGGAcacatcttcttcttcaccatCCAGCAGTGGAAATGATGCA caTTTCTTCAAGTCGTCATCTGATGTTCCTGCACAATCTTCTGACCAAACTCCTCCAGAACAAACCCAGAATCATgag GACTTGTATAGAGCAGGTCCAGGAGGATCAGATCCTGAGGTTCTTGCTGCTGCTCAG CAGGACTTGTATAGAGCAGGTCCAGGAGGATCAGATCCTGAGGTTCTTGCTGCTGCTCAG GATATACACAGAGATCAGACAAGTCTCTCTGCAGCTTCAGACACTTCTCAG GCCCTGAATGGATCAGATCAGGAAGCACAAAattttgctgctgctgctgctgctgatgatgttaAAGAG ACGTCTTCATCAGCGACTAAGAGTTCTGTTACAACACGGAACAAACCTCCTGATGATGAGGAGAAG GCCCTGAATGGATCAGATCAGGAAGCACAAAattttgctgctgctgctgatgttaAAGAG ACGTCTTCATCAGTGATCAAGAGTTCCGTTACAACACGGAACAAACCTCCTGATGATGAGAAGAAG AATAAGTACCAGACAAGTCTCTCTGCAGCTTCAGGCACGTCTCAG GATACAGCAGATAAGAATGAGTTTCTGACCTCACCCTCAGCACCTCAAGATGTTTCATTGGTTCACGTGAAAGTGGACTGGCCAGGAGAACTACCTGAGAAATGGAGATTTTATCTGCAAACAGCTCTTCAGTCCTGGTGTAACTCTGAGAAAACAGTAAACTGCACTGTTAATGTAGTTCAGCTTTTGGATGACGGACGCACTGCAGAGGTGGAGGTAACGCCATCAACTG CTTTAATTGATATAGAAACTGCCACTTTAATGTTCAAGAAGGTCAACAGAGAAGCCAAAGTCTACTTTCAGAAAGCTGAACCGCAGCCTGGGAATAAATCTTTCACTCTGAAG GAAAACAAGAAAGTGACTTCTGAGAGTGATGCAGGAACAATTCACATTTCAAACACGATGGATGTAGGAGCTGCTTCTATTGTCCCAGGACATGATGTGATGTCCAGAGCTTCAGGTGCTCTTACTGTCCCTCCCTTTCTATACTGCTACCTGATTCAAGCTTACAAGAAGGAGGTGGAAAAAATTGAGAATGTGTTTGGagttaaaataaaagcagaaacatGTATTTCATTCTCCACTGAGAAAACTGATGAGAAGAATGGAAGTGATTCTGTCAGAAGAGCTACTGAGGCCTTTACTGATCTTTACCAGGCTAAAGCAAATAATCTCAAACCTGTTTCCATTCCTCAAATACACATGGAGTCTGAGATCATGAAAGAGGTGCTGCGTAATATTCCACatgaagagagaaagatcaCGTTAAACATGTCAGCAAACAACCACCTGCTGTTTGGACCAGAAAACATTACATCAATGGTGGAACGTCATTTAAATCCGGATCGAGGTGATGAAGAAGCAACATCATTTAACCACAGCAAGTCACATAATATGGAGACATCAAGTAATTGGATTTCAACACAAAATACCTTTCAGAGCTTGGACATGGACATCAAGGACACTCCCACTGTGATTGAGATGGATGAGGCACACTGGCAGCTGATGGAGGCTGCATGTAAGGAACAGATTAGGAAGATCCAAAATAAATATGGAGTTGAGTTTCATGCTGAACCAGTCCAAGGCTCAATGAAGGTGCTCGCCCTCTCTGTAGGAACTCATCAGGTCAATCTTCAAGCTCACGCCCTCAGTGCCTTAACTCGTCTCTACCAAAAGGTAGTCACCTCAGCGGCCACCTGTGATCTTAAAGATGCTTCATACACTGAAACTAGTACACTAGTGTCTCAGGTCTTTGAGAGAATTCGATCTCAACACAACTGTGTTGGTGGAGGAGAAAGAAATGGAAGCTGGAAACTTTTTGGACTGCCAAAGCATCTTGTTCCTACCATAGCTGACATCGAGAAGACTATTGGACAGCCTGtatttgatgaaaaaaagaagaaaatgcttGGATATCCCTGGAAATTTCCACAGGCTAGTGGATTTGAGAGGGATCAAATGGAGATGGATGTGATGAGAGGGGCACATGGCACTGACCTGAGAGCTGGAAGAGAGAATCCTGATTTCACCCAAAAGTTCccaaataaagcaataaaaaatgataaagcagaagaaaatgaagataaatgttCAATTTGCCTGGATACGTTTACTGAAAAGACAAAACTGGCCTGCGGTCATGAGTTCTGTAAAGAGTGTCTAAAACTGTCAATAAAGAGCAGTGGAGAAATCTGCCCTCTGTGTAAGAAAATCTTTGGGAAATTAAAAGGAAACCAGCCTGATGGACAAATGCAGGTCAAATTCAAAGATACGGACCTCCCTGGATTTAAACACTGTGGCACAATTGAGATTTATTACATCATACCAGACGGCCATCAGACG AGTGATCATCCAAACCCTGGAACACGTTACCATGGAACTCATCGCACTGCGTACCTACCGAACAACACTGAAGGAAAGAATGTACTCACGCTCCTGCAGAGAGCTTTTGATCAGAAACTCATCTTTACTGTTGGAATCTCCAGAACAACTGGAGCAGATAATGTGGTGATCTGGAACGACATTCATCACAAGACGAATATACACGGTGGACCACAGGG GTATGGCTATCCAGACCCTAACTACTTAAAGAGGGTGAAGGAAGAGCTGAAAGCCAAAGGCATTGAGTGa